A region from the Melioribacter roseus P3M-2 genome encodes:
- a CDS encoding LytS/YhcK type 5TM receptor domain-containing protein — MLKSLLLNASLLIAIGTLFNLLYNLRRKSKLLFGVLVGILFGLSAIAGMNLPYQYAPGIFYDGRSIILTVAGLFGGPVSAAIAVVVASIYRITLGGPGVIAGVASIIGPALTGLLIRRYYNNNPLNYSVGVLFVAGFLGSIVMLASQTLIIPIPSGWNIVKQIWLPVMIVFPVATVLLGLILSNEEKRIHSEQLLSREREKLKLITDNVTDVVWLTDLNFRPTFISPSVSNLLGYSVEEYLKLKVEDLYPPEILMRINKWLNEELAEDKRADADKNRNRIYEIQQYRKDGSLVELSVNVRFLRNEYGEPVGLIGVSRDVTEKKKNEKVKEILYDVSRISAAEIGLVEFASHIHKQIKSILRAENFYIALYDKETDLYKFIYHTDKYDEYVVNEPVSLKDGLTDYVRKNAKASLISRSEDEKLREKGVINLVGREAVIWMGAPIINSSRGEVIGVIALQDYESENAYTEDDLRTLEIIASQLGLFIDRVKILEELKIAKEKAELSDRLKTEFMAQMSHEIRTPINIITGSMQLIMDELPDKKNPEIEELFDSINIAAARIIRTIDMILNYSELQTDSYETNIKILDLEEILKKKLVGEFKISAQSKGINLKYECNAKNTRIRGDEYSVHQIFANLIDNALKYTHEGEVKITVTETGNKVKVEISDTGIGMSEDFLKKIFTPFTQEESGYTRLYDGNGLGLALVKKYCQLNKAVIDVKSRKGEGSVFSVLFDKIG; from the coding sequence ATGTTAAAGTCGCTTTTATTAAACGCTTCGCTTCTGATAGCAATCGGGACGTTGTTTAACCTGCTCTATAATTTACGAAGGAAAAGCAAGCTTTTATTTGGCGTCCTTGTAGGGATATTATTTGGCTTATCGGCTATAGCGGGAATGAATTTGCCGTATCAATACGCGCCTGGCATCTTTTACGACGGACGCTCGATAATTTTAACTGTTGCCGGATTATTCGGAGGACCGGTCAGCGCCGCTATAGCGGTAGTCGTTGCTTCGATCTACAGAATTACGCTCGGCGGTCCCGGCGTTATAGCGGGCGTAGCTTCGATTATTGGTCCCGCTTTAACGGGCTTGTTGATACGCCGGTACTACAATAACAATCCGTTAAATTACTCAGTTGGCGTATTGTTCGTTGCCGGATTTCTTGGAAGCATTGTTATGTTGGCTTCCCAAACGCTGATAATACCGATACCGAGCGGATGGAATATTGTAAAACAAATATGGCTGCCGGTAATGATCGTTTTCCCTGTCGCCACGGTTTTGCTCGGATTAATTTTGTCAAATGAAGAAAAAAGGATTCATTCCGAACAATTATTGTCGCGCGAACGGGAAAAATTAAAACTGATTACCGATAACGTGACGGATGTGGTATGGCTTACCGATTTGAATTTTAGACCTACTTTTATAAGTCCTTCCGTGTCAAATCTTCTGGGATATTCCGTTGAAGAGTATTTGAAATTGAAAGTGGAAGATTTATATCCTCCCGAAATATTAATGCGTATAAATAAATGGTTGAACGAGGAGCTTGCCGAGGATAAAAGGGCGGATGCCGATAAAAACAGAAACAGGATTTATGAAATTCAACAGTACAGAAAAGACGGAAGCCTGGTAGAACTGAGCGTCAACGTGAGATTTTTAAGGAACGAATACGGAGAACCGGTAGGATTAATCGGCGTTTCGAGAGACGTTACCGAGAAAAAGAAAAACGAAAAAGTTAAAGAAATACTCTACGACGTTTCCAGAATTTCCGCCGCCGAAATCGGTCTGGTTGAATTTGCGTCGCATATTCACAAGCAAATTAAAAGTATATTAAGAGCTGAGAATTTTTATATCGCCCTCTACGATAAAGAGACCGATCTTTACAAGTTTATCTATCACACAGATAAATATGACGAGTATGTTGTTAACGAGCCGGTCAGCTTGAAAGACGGACTTACCGATTATGTAAGGAAAAATGCAAAGGCTAGTTTGATTTCCCGTTCCGAAGACGAAAAACTGAGAGAAAAAGGCGTAATTAATCTTGTAGGTCGCGAAGCCGTTATCTGGATGGGCGCTCCCATAATAAACTCTTCCCGCGGTGAAGTTATAGGAGTAATTGCGCTGCAGGATTATGAATCCGAAAATGCATACACGGAAGACGATTTACGCACTCTCGAAATTATTGCCTCTCAACTCGGTTTGTTTATCGACCGCGTTAAAATTCTGGAAGAACTGAAAATTGCCAAAGAAAAAGCAGAGCTTTCCGACAGACTCAAAACCGAATTTATGGCGCAGATGTCGCACGAAATCAGAACTCCCATCAATATCATTACAGGGAGCATGCAATTGATAATGGATGAACTTCCCGATAAAAAAAATCCGGAAATCGAAGAGCTTTTCGACAGTATTAATATCGCCGCTGCGCGCATAATCAGAACCATCGATATGATACTCAATTATTCCGAACTTCAAACCGATTCGTACGAAACAAACATTAAGATTCTCGATCTGGAAGAAATTCTGAAGAAAAAATTAGTCGGGGAATTTAAAATTTCGGCGCAAAGCAAAGGCATAAATCTTAAATACGAGTGCAATGCAAAGAATACGAGAATCAGAGGAGACGAATACAGCGTGCATCAGATATTTGCCAATCTGATTGACAATGCCCTCAAATATACTCACGAAGGGGAAGTAAAAATCACCGTGACGGAAACCGGGAATAAAGTAAAAGTGGAAATTTCGGATACGGGCATCGGCATGAGCGAAGATTTTTTGAAAAAAATATTTACGCCTTTTACACAGGAAGAAAGCGGTTATACCAGATTGTACGACGGCAATGGACTGGGATTGGCATTGGTAAAAAAATATTGTCAATTGAACAAAGCTGTAATCGACGTAAAGAGTAGAAAAGGCGAAGGTTCGGTTTTCTCAGTTCTGTTCGATAAAATAGGGTAG
- a CDS encoding NADP-dependent isocitrate dehydrogenase, whose translation MSFKIMWTKTDEAPALASYSLLPILQSYTKGTGIEFEVKDISLAGRILAAFPEYLSEAQRIDDHLAELGKLTQDPNANIIKLPNISATIPQLKAAIKELQEKGYSVPDFPDEPGSDEDKKIRERYSKILGSAVNPVLREGNSDRRAAASVKKFAQKHPHKMMKPWSKDSKTRVAHMNQKDFYGSEKSLTLDKNDVVKIEFVDKNGNTTTLKEKLELLEGEIIDTAVMSVRELRKFYEEQIEAAKKDGVLLSLHLKATMMKVSDPIMFGHAVSVYFKDALEKHADTLKEIGANVNNGLLDVLEKLKKLPDEKRIEIENDINKVYETRPDLAMVDSRIGKTNLHVPNDVIIDASMPVVIRDGGKMWNKNDELQDTIAMIPDRSYSTMYQAMIDDVKANGQFDPASMGAVSNVGLMAKKAEEYGSHDKTFELKSDGIVRVVDNEGAILLEQKVEAGDIFRMCQTKDEAVKDWVKLAVNRARASSTPAVFWLDENRAHDREIIAKVNKYLQEHDTSGLEIKIMKPTEAMKYTCERTRKGLDTISVTGNVLRDYLTDLFPILELGTSARMLSIVPLLKGGGLFETGAGGSAPKHVEQLLKENHLRWDSLGEYCALVPSFEMVYEKTKNSKAKVLAETLDKAIGKYLENGKLPSRKAGEIDNRGSSFYLALYWAEELANQDADAELKKRFEKIFKELSSNEDKIMNDLISIQGKPVDIGGYYLPDDIKASAVMRPCAVLNKIIDEL comes from the coding sequence ATGAGTTTTAAAATAATGTGGACAAAAACCGACGAGGCGCCGGCGCTGGCAAGTTATTCGCTGCTGCCGATCTTACAGTCGTATACAAAAGGAACCGGAATCGAATTCGAAGTAAAAGATATTTCGCTTGCCGGCAGGATATTGGCTGCTTTTCCCGAGTATTTGAGCGAGGCACAAAGAATCGACGACCATCTTGCCGAACTCGGCAAACTGACTCAGGATCCGAACGCAAACATCATCAAACTGCCGAATATCAGCGCAACAATACCGCAATTGAAAGCCGCAATTAAAGAACTTCAGGAAAAAGGTTACTCAGTGCCCGACTTTCCGGATGAACCCGGCTCGGATGAAGATAAAAAAATCCGCGAGAGGTACTCCAAAATTTTGGGTTCCGCGGTTAATCCCGTTTTGAGAGAAGGCAATTCCGACCGCAGGGCAGCCGCATCGGTCAAAAAGTTCGCTCAAAAACATCCCCACAAAATGATGAAGCCGTGGTCTAAAGATTCCAAAACCCGGGTGGCTCACATGAATCAAAAAGATTTTTACGGCTCGGAAAAATCTCTTACTCTCGACAAGAACGACGTCGTAAAAATTGAGTTCGTAGATAAAAACGGCAATACAACAACATTAAAAGAAAAGCTGGAATTATTGGAAGGAGAGATAATCGACACCGCCGTTATGAGCGTGAGGGAATTGAGAAAATTTTATGAAGAACAGATTGAAGCAGCTAAGAAAGACGGAGTTCTTTTATCGCTCCATCTTAAAGCCACGATGATGAAAGTGTCCGACCCGATTATGTTCGGACACGCCGTTTCTGTCTATTTCAAAGACGCTCTCGAAAAACACGCCGACACTTTGAAAGAAATCGGAGCAAACGTAAATAACGGTCTGTTGGACGTTCTCGAAAAATTGAAAAAACTCCCCGACGAAAAACGAATTGAAATCGAGAATGACATCAACAAAGTTTACGAAACCAGACCCGATCTGGCGATGGTCGACTCGCGCATCGGTAAAACAAATTTGCACGTTCCTAACGACGTGATAATCGACGCTTCGATGCCAGTTGTAATCCGCGACGGCGGAAAAATGTGGAACAAAAACGACGAACTCCAGGATACTATTGCAATGATACCCGACCGCAGTTACTCTACAATGTACCAGGCGATGATCGACGACGTTAAAGCAAACGGACAGTTCGACCCGGCTTCAATGGGCGCGGTTTCGAATGTGGGATTGATGGCTAAGAAAGCCGAAGAATACGGATCGCACGACAAGACTTTCGAATTGAAGTCGGATGGAATCGTAAGAGTGGTCGATAACGAAGGCGCTATTTTGCTCGAGCAAAAAGTCGAAGCCGGCGATATATTCAGAATGTGCCAGACCAAAGACGAAGCCGTTAAAGACTGGGTTAAACTTGCCGTAAACAGAGCCAGGGCTTCTTCAACTCCCGCCGTCTTCTGGCTGGACGAAAACAGAGCTCACGACAGAGAAATTATTGCGAAGGTAAATAAATATTTGCAGGAACACGACACCTCGGGGCTCGAAATTAAAATAATGAAGCCGACCGAAGCGATGAAGTATACATGCGAACGTACGCGTAAAGGATTGGACACAATTTCGGTCACGGGAAACGTACTGAGGGATTATTTGACGGATTTATTCCCGATACTCGAACTGGGCACGAGCGCCAGAATGCTTTCGATTGTGCCGTTATTGAAAGGCGGCGGACTGTTCGAAACAGGCGCAGGCGGCTCGGCTCCCAAACACGTAGAACAGCTCCTTAAAGAAAACCACTTACGCTGGGATTCGCTCGGCGAGTATTGCGCTTTGGTTCCGTCATTCGAAATGGTTTACGAAAAGACCAAAAATAGCAAGGCGAAAGTCTTGGCTGAAACTCTGGACAAAGCAATCGGTAAATATTTGGAAAACGGAAAGTTGCCGTCGCGCAAAGCCGGCGAAATCGACAACCGCGGCAGTTCGTTCTATCTGGCTCTCTATTGGGCGGAAGAACTTGCAAATCAAGATGCAGACGCCGAATTGAAAAAGAGATTCGAAAAAATATTCAAAGAACTCTCTTCGAACGAAGATAAAATAATGAACGACTTGATATCGATTCAGGGCAAACCGGTCGACATCGGAGGGTATTACCTGCCCGACGATATCAAAGCCTCGGCTGTGATGAGACCATGCGCCGTATTGAATAAGATTATAGACGAGCTGTAG
- a CDS encoding PAS domain S-box protein: MPFQLAENIVLLLALSTLYNFFYNIHTKDDRLFKVILGIASGLMTIISMYFTDNYTNTMLLDSSPVIISMASLFGGSFSASISVLTACVYKIYFSNESVIAGVITIIGAAAVGLAFRVKFRNKPEDITTLSLYLLGFTVQIISLSSYLFFLSLTKGMHLFSVVWLTAILIYPFVSILVGLQLRSVGRLHRIKIELKEKEEDLRITFNSIGDAVIVTDTNGNVVRLNPVAEQLTGYSVEEAVNKHIEEIFKIYNSSTNEKADNPVEKVISTGKVVGLANSAKLISKTGQEYQITDSVAPIFDETGKFKGVVLVIRDVTDEYSMKEALIKSEEKFRRVFENSIVPVVVSRLKDGKYVAVNRAFLRMMNFTEEEVIGKTSLELNTWANLDDRKTFVDSLIEKESVENFKAKFRTKNGDFKIVLISANTFLFNGEPHIISVMNDITDLKESERQLEIYRKILEKSLNEVYIIDAGALNFIHANDSALRNLGYSLEELREMTPIDIKPEFTKESFEKLITPLRKGDKNEIKFETVHKRKDGSIYNVEVHLQLISVEETSYFTAIILDITDKKKYEEDLVKAKEKAEEINRLKSIFFANMSHELRTPFVGIIGYSELLLDIITDPDARQMVEGILESSKRMKDTLTKILQLTQMEFEGYSIKIRPFDIRSMINEIIANYRREAQKKNIVISSNISVKNNLIMSDEHLLYEIISNILDNAIKYTNEGSVDIIINDFNRDNKVYLKILIKDSGIGIAKEKIDVIWDEFRQLSEGYGREYEGVGLGLSIVKKYVKLLNGEIFVESRLGEGSVFSVEVPIEYDKG; this comes from the coding sequence ATGCCGTTTCAACTGGCAGAAAATATTGTACTGTTATTAGCGCTCTCAACTCTCTATAATTTTTTTTATAACATTCATACCAAAGATGATAGACTCTTCAAAGTAATTTTAGGAATAGCCAGTGGCTTAATGACTATTATAAGCATGTATTTTACAGATAATTATACAAATACAATGCTGCTTGACTCAAGTCCTGTAATAATATCGATGGCAAGTTTATTCGGAGGCAGTTTTAGCGCTTCTATTTCTGTGTTAACAGCTTGTGTATATAAAATATATTTTAGTAACGAGAGTGTCATTGCTGGTGTTATTACAATTATTGGTGCAGCGGCTGTGGGATTGGCATTTCGAGTTAAATTTCGCAACAAACCTGAAGATATTACAACATTATCTCTATACCTTCTTGGATTTACTGTTCAAATTATATCATTGTCCTCTTACCTGTTTTTTCTGTCTTTAACTAAAGGAATGCATTTATTTTCGGTTGTATGGTTGACGGCAATCTTAATTTATCCGTTCGTATCCATACTCGTTGGACTGCAACTTCGAAGCGTAGGGAGGCTGCACCGTATTAAAATTGAGCTAAAGGAAAAAGAAGAAGATTTAAGAATCACGTTTAATTCTATTGGAGATGCAGTAATAGTTACAGACACAAATGGCAACGTTGTGCGCTTAAATCCAGTTGCAGAACAACTGACAGGTTACAGCGTCGAAGAAGCCGTTAATAAACATATCGAAGAGATCTTCAAAATTTACAATTCATCGACTAATGAAAAAGCGGATAACCCCGTAGAAAAGGTTATTTCTACGGGCAAAGTTGTGGGGCTTGCAAATAGCGCCAAGCTTATTTCCAAGACAGGCCAAGAATATCAAATTACGGACTCCGTGGCTCCCATATTTGACGAAACCGGAAAATTCAAAGGGGTAGTATTAGTGATCAGAGACGTTACTGATGAATACAGTATGAAAGAAGCTCTGATTAAAAGCGAGGAAAAATTCAGAAGAGTTTTTGAAAACAGTATTGTTCCGGTAGTTGTTAGTCGACTAAAGGATGGTAAATATGTAGCTGTTAATAGAGCCTTCCTCAGAATGATGAATTTTACAGAAGAAGAGGTTATCGGAAAAACATCGCTCGAATTAAATACATGGGCGAATCTTGATGACAGAAAAACATTTGTAGATAGCCTTATAGAAAAAGAGAGTGTTGAAAATTTTAAAGCCAAGTTTAGAACAAAAAACGGGGATTTCAAAATTGTTTTGATATCTGCTAATACATTCTTGTTTAATGGGGAGCCCCATATAATTAGTGTTATGAATGACATTACGGATCTTAAAGAATCAGAGAGGCAGCTTGAAATTTATCGCAAAATTTTAGAGAAGTCATTAAACGAAGTATATATTATTGACGCCGGCGCATTAAATTTTATACATGCTAATGATTCAGCTCTAAGAAACTTAGGATACAGCCTGGAAGAACTTAGGGAAATGACGCCTATTGACATAAAACCAGAATTCACAAAAGAATCATTTGAAAAATTAATTACACCACTAAGAAAAGGCGATAAAAATGAAATAAAATTTGAAACTGTCCATAAACGGAAGGATGGAAGTATTTACAATGTTGAAGTTCATCTGCAGCTTATAAGTGTCGAGGAAACGTCTTATTTCACTGCAATAATTCTTGACATAACTGATAAAAAAAAGTATGAAGAAGATTTAGTCAAAGCCAAAGAAAAAGCTGAGGAAATAAATAGGTTAAAATCTATATTCTTTGCTAATATGAGTCATGAATTGAGAACTCCGTTCGTTGGTATTATTGGTTACTCAGAACTTCTGTTGGATATTATAACTGATCCTGATGCACGGCAAATGGTTGAAGGTATACTGGAGTCTTCCAAAAGAATGAAAGATACTTTAACAAAAATTTTACAATTAACACAGATGGAATTTGAAGGTTATAGTATAAAAATCAGACCATTTGATATTAGGTCTATGATAAACGAAATAATAGCGAATTATAGAAGGGAAGCGCAGAAGAAAAATATTGTTATTTCTAGTAATATTAGTGTAAAAAATAATTTGATAATGTCCGACGAGCATTTACTCTATGAAATAATTTCAAATATACTTGATAACGCCATCAAGTATACCAATGAAGGAAGTGTCGATATTATTATAAATGATTTTAATAGAGATAATAAAGTGTATTTAAAAATCCTTATAAAAGATTCAGGAATAGGGATCGCTAAGGAAAAAATAGATGTGATTTGGGATGAGTTCCGGCAGTTGAGCGAAGGATACGGAAGAGAATATGAAGGAGTCGGATTAGGACTGTCTATAGTAAAAAAATATGTAAAATTACTTAACGGTGAAATATTCGTTGAAAGCCGTTTAGGAGAAGGGAGTGTGTTTAGCGTAGAGGTGCCAATTGAATATGATAAAGGGTAA
- a CDS encoding response regulator yields MKILHVEDNRQTLDIVKRILSRFYTVDNAENAETAISKVNETEYDLLIVDIHLGKGMNGIELIQEIKN; encoded by the coding sequence ATGAAAATACTGCATGTAGAAGACAATAGGCAAACACTGGATATCGTTAAAAGAATATTATCGAGATTTTATACAGTTGATAATGCTGAAAATGCTGAAACTGCAATATCAAAGGTGAATGAAACTGAATACGATCTGTTAATCGTTGACATTCATTTAGGCAAGGGAATGAATGGTATAGAGTTAATACAAGAAATTAAAAATTAA
- a CDS encoding TrmH family RNA methyltransferase — MPTSINLTTMTKNELKYYSSLQKKKYRKAEKKFLVEGAKLIREAIDSEFRCEIVFYTNQFEEKFGEFQEYLKSKGCKSELISQKELEKLSDTESPQGIIGIFNEKTDFLSHSNPKFLLALEDISDPGNMGAIIRNADWFGLKKIIASKDCAEIYNPKVIRASAGSVFHLEILYSDDFYEFLLRLKQEGHSILTADLNGESVYEFTPGDKIILTLSNEAKGPSDKLKSITDNSITIPGRGKAESLNVAAASAILISELARKI; from the coding sequence TTGCCGACAAGTATAAATCTTACAACTATGACCAAAAACGAACTGAAATATTATTCATCGCTACAAAAAAAGAAATACCGAAAAGCGGAGAAAAAATTTCTTGTAGAAGGGGCTAAATTAATCCGTGAAGCTATTGATTCGGAATTTCGATGCGAAATTGTATTCTATACTAATCAGTTTGAAGAAAAATTCGGTGAGTTCCAGGAGTATCTCAAAAGCAAAGGATGTAAGTCGGAATTAATATCCCAAAAGGAATTGGAAAAACTGAGCGACACGGAATCGCCGCAAGGGATAATCGGAATCTTCAATGAAAAAACCGACTTCTTATCGCACTCAAACCCTAAATTCCTGCTGGCGCTCGAAGATATCTCCGATCCGGGAAATATGGGCGCCATTATCAGAAATGCCGATTGGTTCGGACTGAAAAAAATTATTGCAAGCAAAGACTGCGCGGAAATTTATAATCCGAAAGTAATAAGAGCCTCGGCGGGGTCGGTTTTTCATTTGGAGATTTTATACTCTGATGATTTTTATGAATTTCTTTTGAGACTCAAACAAGAAGGGCATAGTATTCTTACGGCGGATTTGAATGGCGAAAGCGTTTATGAATTTACGCCCGGAGACAAAATTATATTGACTCTTTCTAACGAAGCCAAAGGACCGTCCGATAAATTGAAATCGATTACGGACAATTCAATTACAATTCCGGGACGCGGTAAAGCGGAATCGTTGAATGTAGCTGCGGCGTCGGCTATCCTGATTTCGGAATTGGCTCGTAAAATTTAA
- a CDS encoding putative porin: MRRILALVIISFVIIKGQTDSTLHKTDDLIDINDNSISKKYINFSDYRYPGDFFKLMPFGFLRDLGTVGQPSEYILYGEGFNNISVLNDGVFLNDRIFNAFDLNLFQSESLEKIELIPLARGFLYGANNNSTAINFVSRKYLHERPYTRLRYYQAPYDEGFIDGYFSSNFAEKLNISFELTNQSTSPRYPNSDYGLWSFALRARYKLNDSSFTFLSYKYSKTITQLNGGVNIDSAVSSPFDYENPVIYNPILAPVNFYYRYQKSTLRYFDAGIKSYLGSNAPYKISFFLRSHLNEYRQNDTTYFITQSGIDTIIRDNGSMSAGLNYNQSLNFGAFKLFSINQFEYTSFSSPLIDEDKLTVLASSLIGATEIMRGKLKLSFFGKYLNYNGDSHLGYGADFSLRILSGFIFYAGYSNFSKPYNPYEKSLFGESDKQIYHNVEIKLSYYSPLMNAEASYFRKDIKNRLIMTESGFISKNILIDGANLRASLKLWKFLFETNSSYYFNREGRNSLGLPEIISTGGIYYVDTLFNNNLNLKTGFNFYIYGRRPGIYYDLEKMISASWPIYKDDDYLFKSSNQIDFFLAGQLQERAILYFVFENLLNSKYFIVPYYPKQERSVRFGVAWEFFD; the protein is encoded by the coding sequence ATGAGAAGAATTTTAGCTCTGGTTATAATCTCTTTTGTGATTATCAAAGGACAAACGGACTCCACTCTTCACAAGACGGACGATTTAATCGACATAAACGACAATTCGATTTCAAAAAAATATATCAATTTTTCCGACTACAGGTACCCCGGCGATTTTTTCAAATTAATGCCTTTCGGATTTTTGAGAGATCTGGGTACGGTGGGACAGCCGAGCGAATATATTTTATATGGAGAAGGCTTTAATAATATTTCAGTTTTAAACGACGGAGTTTTTCTTAACGACCGAATCTTTAACGCCTTCGACTTAAATTTATTCCAATCCGAAAGCCTCGAGAAAATCGAATTAATTCCTCTGGCGAGAGGTTTTTTATACGGCGCGAATAATAATTCCACAGCAATAAATTTCGTATCAAGAAAATATTTGCATGAAAGACCGTATACGCGATTGCGTTATTATCAGGCGCCATACGACGAAGGTTTTATCGACGGATACTTCAGTTCTAACTTTGCGGAAAAATTAAATATATCGTTTGAACTTACAAATCAAAGCACAAGCCCCCGCTATCCAAACAGCGATTACGGGCTTTGGTCATTTGCGCTGAGAGCCCGTTACAAATTAAACGATTCCTCGTTTACATTTTTATCGTATAAATATTCCAAAACAATTACGCAGTTAAACGGCGGAGTAAATATCGATTCCGCCGTTTCATCGCCTTTCGACTATGAAAATCCCGTAATTTATAATCCGATACTCGCGCCGGTTAATTTCTATTATAGGTATCAAAAGTCGACGCTTCGATACTTCGACGCGGGAATAAAATCCTACCTGGGTTCGAATGCGCCGTATAAAATTTCGTTCTTTCTGCGCTCGCATCTGAACGAATACAGACAAAACGATACGACATATTTTATAACGCAATCAGGCATAGACACAATAATTCGCGACAACGGTTCGATGAGCGCCGGTTTGAATTACAACCAGTCGCTAAACTTTGGCGCCTTCAAACTCTTTTCGATTAATCAGTTTGAATATACTTCTTTTTCGTCGCCGCTTATCGACGAGGATAAACTAACGGTTCTCGCTTCCTCTTTAATCGGCGCAACGGAAATAATGAGAGGAAAACTCAAACTTTCGTTCTTCGGAAAATACCTGAATTACAACGGCGATTCCCATTTGGGATACGGAGCGGATTTCAGTCTGAGAATTTTGTCAGGATTTATATTCTACGCAGGCTATTCGAATTTCAGCAAACCGTATAATCCGTACGAGAAAAGTTTATTCGGCGAATCCGACAAACAAATCTATCATAATGTCGAAATCAAATTATCTTATTATTCTCCTCTGATGAACGCCGAAGCTTCATACTTTAGAAAGGATATCAAGAATAGATTAATCATGACAGAATCCGGTTTCATTTCCAAGAATATTTTAATAGACGGCGCGAATTTACGCGCCTCATTAAAGCTCTGGAAATTTCTGTTCGAAACCAATTCAAGTTATTATTTCAACCGGGAAGGAAGAAATTCGCTCGGTCTTCCGGAAATCATATCGACGGGAGGAATCTATTACGTCGACACCCTCTTCAATAATAATCTTAATTTAAAAACCGGATTTAATTTTTACATCTACGGAAGAAGACCGGGCATTTATTATGATTTAGAAAAAATGATTTCGGCTTCCTGGCCGATTTACAAAGACGACGATTATTTATTCAAGTCCTCGAATCAAATCGACTTTTTCCTGGCGGGTCAATTGCAGGAGCGCGCCATTCTCTATTTTGTTTTCGAGAATTTGCTAAACTCCAAATACTTCATAGTTCCCTATTATCCCAAGCAGGAGCGCTCGGTAAGATTCGGTGTTGCGTGGGAATTTTTCGATTAA
- a CDS encoding HU family DNA-binding protein, which yields MPMTKSQIVDHMAKKTGLTKKQTAQFLEEFIALAYKEAKKEFLIPGLGKVVLVKRKARKGRNPQTGETIKIPAKKVLKFRFVKAAKDAILGTK from the coding sequence ATGCCAATGACAAAGAGTCAAATTGTAGACCACATGGCAAAGAAGACCGGGCTTACAAAAAAACAAACAGCTCAGTTCTTGGAAGAGTTTATAGCTCTGGCTTACAAAGAAGCTAAAAAAGAGTTTCTTATTCCCGGTCTGGGTAAAGTAGTTCTTGTTAAAAGAAAAGCTCGCAAAGGAAGAAATCCCCAAACAGGCGAAACAATTAAAATTCCTGCAAAGAAAGTTCTCAAATTCAGATTCGTTAAAGCAGCTAAAGACGCTATCCTGGGAACAAAATAA